A single window of Zeugodacus cucurbitae isolate PBARC_wt_2022May chromosome X, idZeuCucr1.2, whole genome shotgun sequence DNA harbors:
- the LOC128922983 gene encoding uncharacterized protein LOC128922983, translating into MPRYNLRSQKTHNANPSKMPISNEDSSSDNDGDSAMVMPDNAVADLQKQIRQLQLSLEASEKERLSLKQTLASTTAAVDTKIAESLADSFQVSSDAPVKPMYAYTNTADTSAYSLSHMNFANAAVLAPPNFNVNAADAFFTRSNAYTNSNYNPTSANQHMPCYMQSFTPYFNVTAGNFTPNVNFADIKSTAATSLNNTYTSPSQNNNTHTTCMPPSNQHFIRKLQDLPQFSGSPEEWPMFIVAFKETTNMFAYTNVENLLRLQKALKGDARSKVESLLIHPSSVNAVISSLQFHYGRPELLIRSQLAKIRTFPSITSGKIHEIANFSSMVTNLVAFLENASAAPHLSNPTLLDELVSKLPIYKREEWARHTFAINKPYPTICEFSSWLQQMSTYVVMATELNTPHVSSEQLSRKYNRSPKSVLSISEEKFKCIFCKDNHRLYQCMKFKEANNDKRWNIVKTNRLCFSCLSPGHNVYNCTRRRTCGIASCQKYHNKLLHNQVVQDANIGNSVSAEPAVATVSTCEPFENEELPLRKKIGVENTNKNKTLLKFLPINLHGPKGSINIIAFIDDGARVTLIEEEVANKIGLKGRNSSGLMTKLPVVSQNL; encoded by the coding sequence ATGCCACGCTACAATTTAAGAAGTCAAAAAACACATAACGCGAATCCATCGAAAATGCCGATTTCAAATGAAGATTCTTCTAGCGACAACGATGGAGATAGCGCAATGGTCATGCCAGACAACGCAGTTGcagatttacaaaaacaaattcgtcaGCTACAACTATCTTTGGAAGCTTCAGAAAAGGAGAGGTTATCCCTGAAACAAACGCTCGCATCGACAACTGCCGCCGTCGATACCAAGATTGCTGAGTCACTTGCCGACTCTTTTCAAGTCAGTTCTGACGCACCTGTTAAGCCAATGTATGCCTATACAAATACGGCCGATACTTCTGCCTACTCATTGTCACACATGAACTTTGCAAACGCCGCCGTTCTTGCCCCACCAAATTTTAACGTCAACGCTGCCGACGCATTTTTCACCCGTTCTAATGCTTATACAAATTCCAACTACAACCCTACATCAGCCAACCAGCATATGCCCTGCTATATGCAATCATTTACGCCTTATTTCAATGTCACCGCGGGTAACTTTACGCCGAATGTAAATTTTGCCGATATTAAATCTACAGCCGCCACATCTTTAAACAACACCTATACGTCACCTTCGCAGAATAATAACACACATACAACATGTATGCCACCAAGTAACCAACATTTTATTCGCAAATTACAAGATTTGCCACAGTTTTCTGGCTCACCCGAGGAGTGGCCAATGTTTATCGTCGCCTTTAAAGAAACAACGAATATGTTTGCATACACTAATGTAGAGAATTTACTTCGCTTACAAAAAGCTCTTAAAGGAGATGCCCGTTCAAAAGTTGAATCGTTATTAATTCACCCTTCAAGCGTGAATGCAGTAATATCTTCGTTGCAGTTTCATTATGGACGACCTGAACTACTGATACGCAGCCAACTCGCTAAAATCAGGACGTTTCCATCAATCACAAGTGGGAAAATTCATGAAATCGCCAATTTTAGTTCAATGGTAACAAATTTAGTCGCTTTTTTGGAGAACGCCAGTGCTGCACCTCATCTTTCAAACCCAACACTGTTGGATGAATTGGTAAGTAAACTACCGATTTATAAACGGGAAGAATGGGCACGTCATACATTTGCCATAAATAAACCATACCCAACAATTTGTGAATTTAGTTCGTGGTTACAACAAATGTCAACATACGTTGTAATGGCAACAGAACTGAACACACCACACGTCAGTTCCGAACAACTATCGCGAAAATATAATAGATCACCGAAATCGGTGCTATCCATAtctgaagaaaaatttaaatgtatattttgcaaagaTAATCATCGATTGTACCAATGCATGAAATTTAAAGAAGCTAATAATGACAAACGATGGAACATTGTAAAAACAAATCGTTTGTGCTTTAGTTGTCTTTCCCCAGGTCACAATGTTTATAATTGTACACGACGTCGTACTTGCGGTATAGCATCATGCCAGAAATATCATAATAAATTACTCCATAATCAAGTCGTTCAAGATGCCAACATTGGCAACTCCGTTTCTGCTGAACCTGCTGTTGCTACTGTCAGCACTTGTGAACCGTTCGAAAATGAAGAGTTAccattgagaaaaaaaataggtgtagaaaacacaaataaaaataaaactttattaaaatttttaccaaTTAATTTACATGGCCCGAAGGGTAGTATTAACATAATAGCCTTCATAGACGATGGAGCTAGAGTTACATTAATAGAAGAAGAAGTTGCAAATAAAATTGGCCTTAAGGGTAGAAACTCAAGTGGTTTGATGACCAAACTACCAGTGGTGTCTCAAAACTTGTGA